A single Ptiloglossa arizonensis isolate GNS036 chromosome 2, iyPtiAriz1_principal, whole genome shotgun sequence DNA region contains:
- the LOC143143550 gene encoding uncharacterized protein LOC143143550: MLYRAKRVSSMVCTVRCIHVAVTRNYADAFSRLRRKTNEPGSRQFRDTDDAEFRDLRMIYIYRIGHWTDRAQFATTIVLNCDWKVFVNRPVKLLFNENER, from the exons ATGttgtatcgcgcgaaacgagtttCGTCGATGGTTTGCACCGTTCGGTGCATACACGTGGCTGTTACGCGTAACTACGCCGATGCATTTTCGAGATTGCgtcgaaaaacgaacgaaccggGATCGAGACAATTTCGAGACACGGACGATGCGGAATTCCGGGATCTTCGGATGATTTACATTTATCGAATCGGCCATTGGACAGATCGCGCTCAGTTTGCAACCACAATCGTTCTTAACTGCGACTGGAAAGTCTTCGTAAACCGTCCGGT GAAATTGTTATTTAACGAGAACGAGCGATAG